The following are encoded together in the Fusobacterium sp. DD2 genome:
- the rpsS gene encoding 30S ribosomal protein S19, producing MARSLKKGPFCDHHLMKKVEEAVAAENLKAVIKTWSRRSTIFPNFIGLTFGVYNGKKHIPVHVTEQMVGHKLGEFAPTRTYHGHGTDKK from the coding sequence ATGGCTAGATCATTAAAAAAAGGACCTTTCTGTGACCACCACTTAATGAAGAAAGTTGAAGAAGCTGTTGCTGCTGAAAACTTAAAAGCTGTAATTAAGACTTGGTCAAGAAGATCAACTATATTCCCTAACTTCATTGGATTAACTTTTGGTGTATATAATGGGAAAAAACACATACCTGTTCATGTAACTGAGCAAATGGTTGGACACAAATTAGGTGAATTTGCTCCAACAAGAACTTACCATGGACACGGAACAGATAAGAAATAG
- the rplW gene encoding 50S ribosomal protein L23 — MTAYDIIRKPVITEKSEMLRREFNKYTFEVNVKANKIQIKKAVEELFNVKVEAVSTLNSKPVVKRHGMKLYKTQAKKKAIVKLAQGNTITYFKEV, encoded by the coding sequence ATGACAGCTTATGACATCATTAGAAAACCAGTTATAACTGAAAAAAGCGAAATGTTAAGAAGAGAATTTAACAAATACACTTTCGAAGTTAACGTTAAAGCAAACAAAATTCAAATAAAGAAAGCTGTAGAGGAATTATTTAACGTAAAAGTTGAAGCTGTATCTACATTAAACAGCAAACCAGTTGTTAAAAGACACGGAATGAAACTTTACAAAACTCAAGCTAAAAAGAAGGCTATCGTTAAGTTAGCACAAGGAAACACAATCACTTATTTCAAAGAAGTGTAA
- the rplC gene encoding 50S ribosomal protein L3: MTGILAKKVGMTQIFEDGKFIPVTVVEAGPNYVLQKKTVENDGYTALQLGFDEKREKNTTKPVMGIFKKAGVNPQRFVREVKVDSVEGYELGQEIKVDTFAEVEYVDITGTSKGKGTAGVMKRHGFGGNRATHGVSRNHRLGGSIGMSSWPGKVLKGKRMAGQHGNATVTVQNLKVVKVDAENNLLLIKGAVPGAKNGYLVVRPAVKK, encoded by the coding sequence AAAAAGTTGGAATGACTCAAATATTTGAAGATGGAAAATTCATTCCAGTAACAGTTGTTGAAGCTGGTCCTAACTACGTACTACAAAAGAAAACTGTAGAAAACGATGGTTACACAGCATTACAATTAGGATTTGACGAAAAAAGAGAAAAAAATACTACTAAACCAGTAATGGGAATCTTCAAGAAAGCAGGAGTTAACCCTCAAAGATTCGTAAGAGAAGTAAAAGTTGACTCAGTTGAAGGTTATGAATTAGGACAAGAAATTAAAGTTGATACTTTTGCAGAAGTTGAATATGTTGATATTACAGGAACTTCTAAAGGTAAAGGTACAGCAGGGGTTATGAAAAGACACGGATTCGGTGGAAACAGAGCTACTCACGGGGTTTCAAGAAACCACAGACTAGGTGGATCTATCGGAATGTCATCATGGCCTGGAAAAGTTCTAAAAGGTAAAAGAATGGCTGGACAACACGGTAACGCAACTGTAACAGTTCAAAACCTTAAAGTAGTTAAAGTTGATGCAGAAAACAACTTGTTACTAATTAAGGGAGCAGTTCCAGGAGCAAAAAACGGATATTTAGTTGTAAGACCAGCTGTTAAAAAATAA
- the rplB gene encoding 50S ribosomal protein L2 yields the protein MAIRKLKAITNGTRGMSRLVNELDNVRPEKSLTAPLSSAYGRDNYGHRTCRDRQKGHKRLYRIIDFKRNKMDVPARVQSIEYDPNRTANIALLFYVDGEKRYILAPKGLKKGDMVVAGSQAEIKPGNALKIKDMPVGVQIHNIELQRGKGGQLVRSAGTAARLVAKEGTYCHVELPSGELRLIHGECMATIGEVGNAEHSLVHIGKAGRNRHMGKRPHVRGSVMNPCDHPHGGGEGKTPVGRKAPLTPWGKPAMGVKTRGKKTTDKFIVRRRNDK from the coding sequence ATGGCTATTAGAAAATTAAAAGCTATAACTAACGGGACAAGAGGAATGTCTAGATTAGTTAACGAACTTGATAATGTAAGACCTGAAAAGTCTTTAACTGCACCTTTAAGCTCTGCATATGGAAGAGACAACTATGGTCACAGAACTTGTAGAGATAGACAAAAAGGACACAAAAGACTTTACAGAATTATCGATTTCAAAAGAAATAAAATGGATGTACCTGCAAGAGTTCAATCTATCGAGTACGATCCAAACAGAACAGCTAATATAGCTCTTTTATTCTACGTTGACGGAGAAAAAAGATATATACTAGCTCCAAAAGGACTAAAAAAAGGCGACATGGTTGTGGCAGGATCTCAAGCTGAGATTAAACCAGGAAACGCATTAAAAATAAAAGATATGCCAGTAGGGGTTCAAATTCATAATATTGAACTACAAAGAGGAAAGGGTGGACAACTAGTAAGATCTGCAGGAACTGCAGCAAGACTAGTTGCAAAAGAAGGTACTTACTGTCACGTTGAGTTACCATCAGGTGAATTAAGATTAATTCACGGTGAATGTATGGCAACTATCGGTGAAGTAGGAAACGCAGAACACAGCTTAGTACACATTGGTAAAGCTGGTAGAAACAGACATATGGGTAAAAGACCTCATGTAAGAGGATCTGTAATGAACCCTTGTGATCACCCTCATGGAGGAGGAGAAGGAAAAACTCCTGTAGGAAGAAAAGCTCCTTTAACACCTTGGGGAAAACCTGCTATGGGTGTTAAGACTAGAGGTAAGAAAACTACAGATAAATTTATCGTAAGAAGAAGAAACGATAAATAA
- the rplD gene encoding 50S ribosomal protein L4, with protein sequence MAVLNIYDLTGNQTGTVEVKDTVFGIEPNQAVLHEVLTAELAAARQGTAATKTRAMVRGGGRKPFKQKGTGRARQGSIRAPHMVGGGVTFGPQPRSYEKKINRKVRNLALRSALSAKLASGDILVIDGTIDTPKTKTIVTLTNAVNATNRQLFVVNDLAEQADYNLYMSVRNLENAVVLQPNEIGVYWLLKQNKVILTKEALTTIEEVLG encoded by the coding sequence ATGGCAGTTTTAAACATATATGACTTGACTGGAAATCAAACTGGAACTGTAGAAGTTAAAGATACAGTATTCGGTATTGAACCTAATCAAGCAGTACTTCATGAAGTACTAACTGCAGAATTAGCAGCTGCTAGACAAGGAACTGCAGCTACTAAGACTAGAGCAATGGTTAGAGGAGGAGGAAGAAAACCTTTCAAACAAAAAGGTACTGGTAGAGCTAGACAAGGAAGTATCAGAGCTCCTCACATGGTTGGTGGAGGAGTAACATTCGGACCTCAACCAAGATCATACGAGAAAAAAATAAATAGAAAAGTAAGAAACCTAGCATTAAGATCAGCTTTATCTGCTAAACTTGCTAGTGGAGATATCTTAGTAATAGATGGTACAATAGATACTCCAAAAACAAAAACAATAGTTACTTTAACTAATGCAGTTAATGCAACTAACAGACAATTATTTGTTGTAAATGATCTTGCAGAACAAGCAGATTACAACTTATACATGTCAGTAAGAAACTTAGAAAATGCTGTAGTATTACAACCAAATGAAATTGGAGTATACTGGCTATTAAAACAAAACAAAGTAATTCTTACTAAAGAAGCACTAACTACAATAGAGGAGGTGCTTGGATAA